Proteins from a genomic interval of Tolypothrix sp. PCC 7712:
- a CDS encoding GNAT family N-acetyltransferase — translation MGQQTYLKVPFVWEEPKPLIEVPRRLTFEPVKAMRDNPLIKIVARVMASSMDESHQRKISESSPDKAAEKFLNLASDGFEYQDDWWQFGINEDDDIVGFVLPVIFTGCAKEGKEEGSIYDIGVLPEYRGHGFANDLLSQGTLTLQQVGVWRVFCDTSVNNVRMISAFKRLGYRQYSEPWERPI, via the coding sequence ATGGGTCAGCAAACTTACCTAAAAGTACCCTTTGTTTGGGAAGAGCCTAAACCGTTAATTGAAGTTCCACGGCGATTGACTTTTGAGCCAGTCAAGGCAATGCGCGACAATCCATTAATAAAAATTGTTGCGCGTGTAATGGCTTCATCAATGGATGAAAGTCATCAGAGAAAAATTTCAGAAAGTTCGCCTGACAAAGCGGCTGAGAAATTTTTGAACTTGGCAAGTGATGGCTTTGAGTATCAAGATGACTGGTGGCAGTTTGGGATTAACGAAGATGACGACATTGTAGGGTTTGTGCTTCCGGTTATCTTTACAGGATGTGCCAAAGAAGGCAAAGAGGAAGGAAGTATCTACGATATTGGCGTGTTACCAGAGTACCGAGGGCATGGTTTTGCAAACGATCTATTGTCACAAGGAACACTTACATTACAACAAGTAGGAGTTTGGCGGGTGTTTTGTGATACTTCTGTCAATAACGTGCGGATGATTTCTGCATTCAAGCGTCTGGGATATCGGCAGTACAGTGAACCTTGGGAGCGCCCCATTTGA
- a CDS encoding chloramphenicol phosphotransferase CPT family protein — MGQTPELGQIIILNGTPRSGKSSIVAVIQETFDGLWMNLGVDRFMQMTPARYLPGIGLRPGGERQDIEALVPILYSAMYESIAAHSRLGLNVVVDVGHHDAYATKRGILVDSVRRLNGLPVLFVGVRCPIEIIMERRQKTGWNVVSEDDSSVPRPVQLWQSEVHIPGIYDLEVDTSLLSPAACAEVIRQHLTNSPAPSAFQRLVALSPN, encoded by the coding sequence ATGGGACAGACACCAGAGCTAGGACAGATTATCATCTTGAATGGTACCCCGCGATCGGGGAAGTCGAGCATTGTCGCAGTGATTCAAGAGACGTTTGATGGCCTATGGATGAACTTGGGTGTCGATAGGTTTATGCAAATGACTCCCGCACGATACCTGCCTGGGATTGGTCTGCGGCCAGGAGGAGAACGCCAGGACATCGAAGCCCTCGTTCCCATTCTGTACAGTGCCATGTATGAATCCATCGCCGCCCATAGCCGCTTGGGACTGAATGTCGTGGTTGATGTCGGACACCATGACGCATACGCAACGAAGCGAGGCATTCTGGTCGATAGTGTCCGGCGTTTAAACGGATTGCCGGTCTTGTTCGTAGGCGTTCGCTGTCCCATTGAAATAATTATGGAAAGACGACAAAAAACGGGATGGAACGTGGTCAGTGAGGACGACTCCTCGGTGCCACGTCCGGTTCAGTTATGGCAAAGTGAAGTCCACATTCCTGGCATCTATGACCTGGAAGTTGATACCTCGTTGTTAAGTCCGGCTGCGTGTGCTGAGGTGATACGCCAACATCTCACAAATAGTCCAGCACCATCCGCATTCCAACGACTCGTTGCACTGTCTCCCAATTAA
- the rpsU gene encoding 30S ribosomal protein S21 has product MTQIVVDDNEHIESALRRFKREVSKAGIFQDMRKHRHFETPIEKSKRKKLALHKQSKRRFRT; this is encoded by the coding sequence TGACAATGAACACATTGAGTCAGCCTTACGCCGGTTTAAGCGAGAAGTTTCCAAAGCCGGGATTTTTCAAGATATGAGGAAACATCGTCACTTTGAAACGCCGATTGAAAAATCCAAGCGCAAAAAACTTGCCTTGCACAAACAAAGTAAAAGACGTTTCCGCACTTGA